One part of the Sorangiineae bacterium MSr11954 genome encodes these proteins:
- a CDS encoding TetR/AcrR family transcriptional regulator, protein MPKRPAVEPRKKPSQARSQATVDAILEATVRVLTKVGYDRASTNRVAAAAGVSVGSLYQYFPNKEALLVALVDRYHQRLMNVTFDRIARANAQDIPTAVREVIQAVVEAHVIDPVVHQILVEQIPRIGKLGEILSDIEVRTIPVVRTYLEQRKDEIRIRDLDAAAYVVVVAVQSLTDRMVHHKDKAELSRRIDATCDLVTRYLMNDTVSLEPPARGNLPEIKPEYAPVSSALRQL, encoded by the coding sequence GTGCCCAAGCGACCCGCCGTTGAACCGAGAAAAAAGCCATCTCAAGCTCGTTCGCAGGCCACCGTCGACGCCATCTTGGAGGCGACTGTTCGCGTTTTGACCAAGGTCGGTTACGACCGCGCCAGCACCAATCGGGTGGCCGCGGCGGCGGGGGTCAGCGTCGGCTCGCTCTACCAATACTTTCCGAACAAGGAGGCGCTCTTGGTGGCCCTGGTCGATCGCTACCACCAGCGCCTGATGAACGTGACCTTCGACCGGATCGCGCGCGCCAACGCCCAGGACATTCCGACCGCGGTCCGCGAGGTCATCCAAGCCGTGGTGGAGGCCCACGTCATCGATCCCGTGGTGCACCAGATTCTGGTCGAGCAGATCCCGCGCATCGGGAAGCTGGGCGAGATTTTGAGCGACATCGAGGTGCGCACCATCCCGGTGGTGCGCACCTACCTGGAGCAGCGAAAGGACGAGATCCGCATCCGTGACCTCGACGCGGCCGCCTACGTCGTGGTCGTTGCCGTACAATCGCTCACCGATCGCATGGTCCATCACAAAGATAAAGCAGAGCTGTCACGCCGCATCGACGCCACGTGCGATCTCGTGACCCGTTATCTCATGAACGATACGGTTTCGCTCGAACCGCCCGCGCGAGGAAACCTCCCCGAAATAAAACCGGAGTATGCTCCGGTATCGAGTGCGCTTCGACAACTATGA